Proteins encoded by one window of Candidatus Dormiibacterota bacterium:
- a CDS encoding glycosyltransferase family 39 protein, which translates to MLRRRRMLVEGGVLLVILGLLRAPSLLEPPWAADEGAYANIGRALHLGGVLYRTVWDNKPPGIYWLAAAVSAGGASVLRIHLALLVLVAAGTALVWAAGRRLASPGVGLTAALLFAVLASLPNLGGDQLNAEVAGAVCAAAGILVLVFRPSTGRRRAAAAGGLLGAGLLFKATFAADLLAALAVPLLAAVAAGRRPGRAEVAVAVAVVAGAVATVAAALVPLALQGSLPAFVDVVVHQDARYAQWAQLTGPRGGEPIAFDATPSLLLQAVGASRLLAVLAAGAAAALLLARRRHRGAALVAWWLACDLAVCMADARGFTHYAQQMEAPLALAAALAAAALWRRRDRRSRLLAPLALLAVWPVIVGALFLPRAGAALAQHHRLPPVFLEGTSGRQLPAYYARAAGVLLGGTRLDAYRATFAGSEYPADQARAALLRRHSRPGDPVFVWGWTSSWVYALADRRPAARFVWMNSAYHLYRGADPLLVADLTARPPAVLLAEQPLTAELRTLLTRRGYALVHDPAGDCWLAPWAPG; encoded by the coding sequence GTGCTGCGGCGCAGGCGGATGCTGGTCGAGGGCGGCGTGCTGCTCGTCATCCTCGGGCTGCTCCGCGCCCCCAGCCTCCTCGAGCCGCCCTGGGCCGCCGATGAGGGGGCCTACGCCAACATCGGCCGGGCCCTCCACCTCGGCGGCGTGCTCTACCGGACCGTCTGGGACAACAAGCCGCCCGGTATCTACTGGCTGGCGGCGGCGGTCAGCGCCGGCGGCGCCTCGGTGCTGCGCATCCACCTCGCCCTGCTGGTGCTGGTGGCCGCCGGCACCGCGCTGGTGTGGGCCGCCGGCCGGCGGCTGGCCTCGCCGGGGGTGGGGCTGACCGCGGCGCTGCTCTTCGCGGTGCTCGCCTCGCTGCCCAACCTCGGCGGCGACCAGCTGAATGCCGAGGTCGCCGGGGCAGTCTGCGCCGCCGCCGGCATCCTCGTCCTGGTGTTCCGCCCCTCCACCGGCCGGCGCCGCGCGGCGGCGGCCGGCGGCCTGCTCGGCGCCGGCCTGCTCTTCAAGGCCACCTTCGCCGCCGACCTGCTGGCGGCGCTCGCCGTCCCCCTGCTCGCCGCGGTGGCGGCGGGCCGGCGCCCCGGGCGGGCCGAGGTGGCGGTGGCGGTGGCGGTCGTCGCCGGGGCGGTGGCGACGGTGGCCGCAGCGCTCGTCCCCCTCGCCCTCCAGGGCTCCCTGCCCGCCTTCGTCGACGTGGTCGTGCACCAGGACGCCCGCTACGCGCAGTGGGCGCAGCTGACCGGCCCCCGAGGCGGCGAGCCGATCGCCTTCGACGCCACCCCGAGCCTGCTGCTCCAGGCCGTCGGCGCCTCGCGGCTGCTCGCCGTCCTCGCCGCCGGCGCCGCCGCCGCCCTGCTGCTGGCCCGCCGGCGCCACCGCGGCGCGGCGCTCGTGGCCTGGTGGCTGGCCTGCGACCTGGCGGTCTGCATGGCCGACGCGCGGGGGTTCACCCACTACGCCCAGCAGATGGAGGCGCCGCTCGCCCTCGCCGCCGCGCTCGCCGCCGCCGCCCTCTGGCGCCGCCGCGACCGGCGCTCGCGCCTGCTCGCCCCGCTGGCGCTGCTGGCGGTCTGGCCGGTGATCGTCGGCGCCCTGTTCCTCCCCCGAGCCGGGGCGGCGCTCGCCCAGCACCACCGGCTGCCGCCGGTGTTCCTCGAGGGCACCTCCGGCCGGCAGCTGCCCGCCTACTACGCCCGCGCCGCCGGGGTGCTGCTCGGGGGCACCCGACTCGACGCCTACCGCGCCACCTTCGCCGGCAGCGAGTACCCCGCCGACCAGGCCCGCGCCGCCCTGCTGCGCCGTCACAGCCGTCCCGGCGACCCGGTCTTCGTCTGGGGCTGGACCAGCTCCTGGGTCTACGCCCTCGCCGACCGCCGCCCCGCCGCGCGCTTCGTGTGGATGAACTCCGCGTACCACCTCTACCGGGGCGCCGACCCGCTGCTGGTCGCCGACCTCACCGCTCGCCCGCCCGCGGTGCTGCTCGCCGAGCAGCCGCTCACCGCGGAGCTGCGCACCCTGCTCACCCGGCGCGGCTACGCGCTGGTCCACGACCCCGCCGGCGACTGCTGGCTGGCGCCGTGGGCGCCGGGCTGA
- a CDS encoding alpha/beta hydrolase-fold protein — MRGTIGKRATIAIAALATAVAGTVGSVAAVRARVSAPQSSAATATAPTATVASLRDCVPVTATTQRAAAVLPGHVESWNLGGHAVLVYVPGAYAALATTRFPVVYFLHGSPGTAQDWISGGGMPSMLDGMIAAAQLPPVIAVFPDDQGVTADDSWWGDTALGDTVESWLVDTLVPGVDGRYRTLGARYRGIAGLSAGGFGAVNISLQHPGLFSWVASYSGVFTAPADLFGAAAAANSPQLTAAALPAAQRTPLFLGQGAADWEFGPDTTRFVATVQALGWAPLHTEVVPGPHGWQAWTVEARDSLTWLGTLWTPSC, encoded by the coding sequence ATGCGCGGGACGATCGGGAAGCGGGCCACCATCGCGATTGCGGCACTGGCCACGGCGGTCGCCGGAACCGTCGGCTCGGTGGCGGCGGTGCGGGCCCGGGTGTCCGCGCCCCAGAGCAGCGCCGCGACGGCGACCGCTCCCACCGCGACCGTCGCCTCGCTGCGCGACTGCGTCCCCGTCACCGCCACCACCCAGCGGGCCGCGGCCGTCCTCCCCGGCCACGTCGAGAGCTGGAACCTCGGCGGCCATGCCGTGCTCGTGTACGTGCCGGGGGCCTACGCCGCCCTCGCCACCACCCGCTTCCCGGTCGTCTACTTCCTCCACGGCTCGCCGGGCACCGCCCAGGACTGGATCAGCGGCGGCGGGATGCCCTCGATGCTCGACGGGATGATCGCCGCCGCCCAGCTGCCGCCGGTGATCGCCGTCTTCCCCGACGACCAGGGGGTGACCGCGGACGACTCCTGGTGGGGCGACACCGCCCTCGGCGACACCGTCGAGAGCTGGCTGGTGGACACTCTGGTGCCCGGAGTCGACGGCCGCTACCGCACCCTCGGCGCCCGCTACCGGGGCATCGCCGGGCTCAGCGCCGGCGGCTTCGGCGCGGTGAACATCTCGCTTCAGCACCCCGGCCTGTTCAGCTGGGTGGCGAGCTACTCCGGGGTCTTCACCGCCCCCGCCGACCTCTTCGGCGCCGCCGCCGCCGCCAACAGCCCGCAGCTCACCGCCGCCGCACTCCCCGCCGCCCAGCGCACCCCCCTCTTCCTCGGCCAGGGCGCCGCCGACTGGGAGTTCGGCCCCGACACCACCCGGTTCGTCGCCACCGTCCAGGCGCTGGGCTGGGCGCCGCTGCACACCGAGGTCGTCCCGGGACCGCACGGCTGGCAGGCGTGGACGGTCGAGGCCCGCGACAGCCTGACCTGGCTCGGCACCCTCTGGACCCCGAGCTGCTGA
- a CDS encoding lysylphosphatidylglycerol synthase transmembrane domain-containing protein — protein MVSIPQRGRGTARLAVSLAGIAVVVHGIDPAALGRLLSTAAPRLLIPAVALGALAQASAFPQWAVLLRERSSLGWRPLASVFLRATFIGQALPTGVGGDAVRTVEVGRTLGYGAALGSVVASHLMGLLAMGCWAVAGSLFVSGLPAGMSRLLAAAFLLLVTALALTALNGDRVVGRCRGTHRVTRVLVDLGHSLASYRRQRRLLASAFAVCLAGWALSLVSMVLFASAVGAHPGWQVFALAVPVSLAATLLPITINGFGVREGIFVGILAHTGVGTVAATAIAVFADLQILPVALIGGAVCLGRLGARRRGTTVTGLSRLSPGCDHC, from the coding sequence ATGGTCAGCATCCCCCAGCGCGGGCGCGGCACCGCGCGCCTCGCCGTCAGCCTCGCCGGCATCGCGGTGGTGGTCCACGGGATCGATCCCGCCGCCCTCGGCCGGTTGCTCTCGACCGCGGCACCGCGCCTGCTCATCCCCGCCGTCGCCCTCGGCGCGCTCGCCCAGGCGTCGGCCTTCCCCCAGTGGGCGGTGCTCCTCCGCGAGCGGTCGTCGTTGGGGTGGCGGCCGCTCGCGTCGGTCTTCCTCCGCGCCACCTTCATCGGCCAGGCGCTGCCCACCGGGGTCGGTGGTGACGCCGTCCGGACCGTCGAGGTGGGCCGCACCCTGGGCTACGGCGCCGCCCTCGGCTCGGTGGTCGCCAGCCACCTGATGGGGCTGCTCGCGATGGGCTGCTGGGCGGTGGCGGGCTCGCTGTTCGTCTCCGGGCTGCCGGCGGGGATGTCGCGCCTGCTCGCCGCCGCCTTCCTCCTGCTGGTCACCGCGCTGGCGCTGACGGCGCTGAACGGCGACCGGGTCGTGGGCCGCTGCCGGGGGACGCACCGGGTCACCCGGGTGCTGGTGGACCTGGGCCACAGCCTCGCCTCCTACCGCCGCCAGCGGCGGCTGCTCGCCTCCGCGTTCGCGGTCTGCCTGGCCGGCTGGGCGCTGAGCCTGGTGAGCATGGTGCTGTTCGCGAGCGCGGTCGGCGCCCACCCGGGCTGGCAGGTCTTCGCCCTGGCGGTGCCGGTGAGCCTCGCCGCCACCCTGCTGCCGATCACGATCAACGGCTTCGGGGTGCGCGAGGGGATCTTCGTCGGCATCCTCGCCCACACCGGGGTCGGCACCGTGGCGGCCACCGCGATCGCCGTCTTCGCCGATCTGCAGATCCTCCCGGTGGCGCTGATCGGCGGCGCCGTCTGTCTCGGACGGCTGGGCGCGAGGCGGCGCGGCACCACGGTCACCGGACTGTCACGACTGTCACCGGGATGCGATCACTGCTGA
- a CDS encoding CaiB/BaiF CoA-transferase family protein, with translation MTETPSEPASGGPLAGLRIVEVAGIGPGPFAAMMLADMGAEVLRIERRVPAAADAGIVDGILRRNRSGVAVLDLKAGAGLETLLRLVDGADALLEGFRPGVAERLGFGPDACLARNPRLVYGRITGWGQDGPLARSAGHDIDYIALSGVLHAIGRPGVPPVPPINLVGDFGGGGMLLAYGMVCALLEASRSGRGQVVDAAMVDGCAAQMAMTMMLRHLGMWSDQRGTNLLDGGAPFYDVYETADGGWIAVGAIEPQFYAELLRRCGLDAGALPAQHDRASWPEMKERFTALFRTRTRDQWCELLEGTDACVSPVLSLDEARSHPHNVHRGTFVEAFGVPQPAPAPRFSRTPGTLRNGPLRPDDDGLAVLARWGLGGDEVARLRAEGVLG, from the coding sequence GTGACCGAGACCCCCTCCGAGCCCGCCTCCGGCGGACCGCTGGCGGGCCTGCGCATCGTCGAGGTGGCGGGCATCGGGCCCGGCCCCTTCGCGGCGATGATGCTCGCCGACATGGGCGCGGAGGTGCTCCGGATCGAGCGCCGGGTGCCCGCCGCCGCGGACGCCGGCATCGTCGACGGCATCCTCCGGCGCAACCGCAGCGGGGTGGCGGTGCTCGACCTGAAGGCCGGGGCCGGCCTGGAGACGCTGCTGCGGCTGGTGGACGGCGCCGACGCGCTGCTCGAGGGCTTCCGTCCCGGTGTCGCCGAGCGGCTCGGCTTCGGACCCGACGCCTGCCTCGCCCGCAACCCCCGCCTCGTGTACGGGCGGATCACCGGCTGGGGCCAGGACGGTCCGCTGGCGCGCAGCGCCGGGCACGACATCGACTACATCGCGCTGAGCGGCGTGCTCCACGCCATCGGCCGCCCGGGGGTGCCGCCGGTGCCGCCGATCAACCTGGTCGGCGACTTCGGCGGCGGCGGCATGCTGCTCGCCTACGGCATGGTCTGCGCTCTGCTCGAGGCCTCGCGCTCGGGCCGGGGCCAGGTGGTGGACGCCGCCATGGTCGACGGCTGCGCCGCGCAGATGGCGATGACGATGATGCTCCGGCACCTGGGGATGTGGAGCGACCAGCGGGGCACCAACCTGCTCGACGGCGGCGCCCCGTTCTACGACGTCTACGAGACCGCCGACGGCGGCTGGATCGCCGTCGGCGCGATCGAGCCCCAGTTCTACGCCGAGCTGCTGCGCCGCTGCGGCCTCGACGCCGGCGCGCTGCCCGCGCAGCACGACCGCGCCTCCTGGCCGGAGATGAAGGAGCGCTTCACCGCGCTCTTCCGCACCCGCACCCGCGACCAGTGGTGCGAGCTGCTCGAGGGAACCGACGCCTGCGTCTCCCCGGTGCTCAGCCTCGACGAGGCCCGGAGCCACCCCCACAACGTCCATCGCGGCACCTTCGTCGAGGCCTTCGGCGTGCCCCAGCCGGCGCCGGCGCCGCGCTTCAGCCGCACCCCGGGCACGCTCCGCAACGGGCCGCTCCGCCCCGACGACGACGGGCTGGCGGTGCTGGCGCGGTGGGGCCTGGGCGGCGACGAGGTGGCCCGGCTGCGCGCCGAGGGCGTGCTCGGCTGA